From Pseudomonas sp. stari2, a single genomic window includes:
- the acs gene encoding acetate--CoA ligase — protein MFDISTFPKADAVRRAAQLSQDDYHRLYRESIEHPSTFWAEQATRFLDWSTPWQTVQRYDLKTGEASWFAGAKLNVSYNCIDRHLEKRGDQTAILWEGDDPAESTQITYNKLHHHVCRLANVLKSRGVKKGDRVCIYMPMIPEAAYAMLACARIGAIHSVVFGGFSPDSLRDRILDADCRTVITADEGVRGGKFVPLKKNVDKALQSCPKVSTVVVVEHTQNKVDWTEGRDLWYHQAVRDVSDDCPPEPMDAEDPLFILYTSGSTGKPKGVLHSTGGYLLQAAMTFKYVLDYREGEVFWCTADVGWVTGHSYIVYGPLANGATTLIFEGVPSYPSTSRFWQVIDKHKVNIFYTAPTALRALMREGAGPLQETSRQSLRLLGSVGEPINPEAWEWYFNVVGEQRCPIVDTWWQTETGGIMLSPLVSAQRIKPGCATQPMFGVQPVLLDEHGKEIKGAGSGVLAIKSSWPAQIRSVYGDPQRMVDTYFKPYPGYYFTGDGARRDEDGDYWITGRIDDVINVSGHRIGTAEVESALVLHDSIAEAAVVGYPHDVKGQGIYAFVTPMNGAEPNDELKKELLAHVSKEIGSFAKPDLIQWAPALPKTRSGKIMRRILRKIACNELDSLGDTSTLADPSVVQGLIDKRLNQ, from the coding sequence ATGTTCGATATCAGCACGTTCCCCAAAGCCGATGCCGTCCGCCGGGCTGCCCAGTTGAGTCAGGACGACTACCATCGCCTGTACCGCGAATCCATTGAACACCCCAGCACCTTCTGGGCGGAACAGGCCACGCGTTTCCTCGACTGGAGCACACCGTGGCAGACCGTCCAGCGCTATGACCTGAAAACCGGCGAGGCTTCCTGGTTTGCAGGGGCGAAACTGAACGTCAGCTACAACTGCATTGACCGTCACTTGGAAAAGCGCGGAGATCAGACCGCTATCCTCTGGGAAGGCGATGACCCTGCCGAATCGACGCAAATCACCTACAACAAACTCCATCACCACGTCTGCCGTCTGGCCAATGTGCTGAAAAGCCGTGGCGTGAAGAAAGGCGATCGGGTGTGTATCTACATGCCGATGATCCCCGAGGCGGCTTACGCCATGCTCGCCTGCGCAAGGATCGGCGCGATTCACTCGGTGGTGTTCGGCGGTTTCTCCCCGGACTCGCTGCGCGACCGCATCCTCGACGCCGACTGCCGCACCGTGATCACCGCCGACGAAGGCGTGCGCGGTGGCAAGTTCGTGCCGTTGAAAAAAAACGTCGACAAGGCCCTGCAAAGCTGTCCCAAGGTCAGCACTGTCGTGGTCGTCGAACACACCCAGAACAAGGTCGACTGGACCGAAGGCCGCGACCTCTGGTATCACCAGGCCGTGCGCGATGTCAGCGACGATTGCCCGCCGGAACCGATGGACGCCGAAGACCCGCTGTTCATCCTCTACACCTCTGGCAGCACCGGCAAACCCAAGGGCGTGCTGCACAGCACCGGCGGTTACCTGCTGCAAGCGGCGATGACCTTCAAGTACGTGCTCGACTACCGCGAAGGCGAAGTGTTCTGGTGTACCGCCGACGTTGGCTGGGTCACCGGCCACAGTTACATCGTCTACGGCCCGCTGGCCAACGGTGCGACCACACTGATCTTCGAAGGCGTACCGAGTTACCCGAGCACTTCGCGGTTCTGGCAGGTGATCGACAAACATAAGGTCAACATCTTCTATACCGCCCCCACGGCCCTGCGCGCACTGATGCGCGAAGGTGCTGGCCCCTTGCAGGAAACGTCGCGACAGAGCCTCAGATTGCTCGGCAGCGTCGGTGAGCCGATCAACCCCGAAGCGTGGGAATGGTATTTCAACGTGGTCGGCGAACAACGCTGCCCGATAGTCGATACGTGGTGGCAGACCGAAACCGGCGGCATCATGCTCAGCCCGCTGGTCAGTGCCCAGCGGATCAAACCGGGCTGCGCCACCCAACCGATGTTTGGCGTGCAACCGGTGCTGCTCGACGAGCATGGCAAGGAAATCAAGGGCGCCGGCAGCGGCGTGCTGGCGATCAAGTCGAGCTGGCCGGCGCAGATCCGCAGCGTCTACGGCGATCCGCAGCGCATGGTCGACACCTACTTCAAACCCTACCCCGGCTACTACTTCACCGGCGACGGCGCCCGCCGCGACGAGGACGGCGATTACTGGATCACCGGGCGCATCGATGACGTGATCAATGTCTCCGGCCACCGCATCGGTACCGCCGAGGTCGAAAGCGCGCTGGTGTTGCACGACAGCATCGCCGAAGCCGCCGTGGTCGGTTACCCCCACGACGTAAAAGGCCAGGGCATCTATGCCTTCGTCACGCCCATGAACGGCGCCGAACCCAACGATGAGCTGAAGAAGGAATTGCTGGCCCACGTCAGCAAGGAGATCGGCAGCTTCGCCAAACCGGACCTGATCCAGTGGGCCCCGGCCCTGCCGAAAACCCGCTCGGGCAAGATCATGCGACGGATCCTGCGCAAGATCGCCTGCAACGAGCTCGACAGTCTTGGCGATACCTCGACCCTGGCCGATCCGAGCGTGGTGCAGGGGCTGATCGACAAGCGCCTTAACCAGTAG
- a CDS encoding oxygenase MpaB family protein, translated as MEFIRSRIENQLMSLTGLSLGQLDLENPKGDPGLFGPDSISWQVHGDFSSMLIGGISALLLQALHPLALAGVWDHSNFRQDMLGRLRRTSQFVSGTTFGSKRDAEWLIEKVRTIHLQVAGTAPDGRPYAASDPDLLTWVHVAEVSNFLAAHLRYRNPHLSLKDQDRYYAEIAVVAERLGARDVPKSRQAVADYLQRMRPQLLCDDRSREVLRLLLEAPAPSVLARPFGDLMMKAGIDLLPDWASDMLDARQNPLQRHLIRASVKRSAPMLRWAMRNGSVQRAQRRMGLR; from the coding sequence ATGGAATTCATCCGCAGCCGTATCGAAAACCAACTCATGAGCCTGACCGGTCTGTCCCTCGGCCAGCTCGATCTGGAAAACCCCAAGGGCGATCCCGGCCTGTTCGGCCCGGACTCGATCAGTTGGCAAGTGCACGGCGACTTCAGCAGCATGTTGATCGGCGGCATCAGTGCCTTGTTGCTGCAAGCCCTGCACCCATTGGCACTGGCCGGCGTCTGGGACCACTCGAATTTTCGCCAGGACATGCTTGGCCGCTTGCGCCGTACCAGCCAGTTTGTCTCCGGCACTACGTTCGGCTCAAAACGGGACGCCGAATGGCTGATCGAAAAGGTCCGCACCATTCACCTGCAAGTCGCCGGCACCGCGCCGGATGGCCGGCCCTATGCGGCCAGCGATCCGGATCTGCTGACTTGGGTGCACGTGGCCGAAGTCAGCAATTTTCTCGCCGCCCATTTGCGTTATCGCAACCCGCACTTGTCACTGAAGGATCAGGATCGTTACTACGCGGAAATCGCCGTGGTCGCTGAACGCCTGGGCGCCCGGGATGTACCGAAGTCGCGCCAGGCCGTGGCCGATTACCTGCAACGCATGCGTCCGCAGTTGCTATGCGACGATCGTAGCCGCGAAGTCTTGCGCCTGTTGCTCGAAGCGCCAGCGCCAAGCGTTCTGGCGCGGCCGTTTGGCGATCTGATGATGAAGGCCGGCATCGACCTGCTGCCGGACTGGGCCAGCGACATGCTGGATGCCCGTCAGAACCCGCTGCAACGCCATTTGATCCGCGCCAGCGTCAAACGCAGCGCGCCGATGCTGCGCTGGGCGATGCGCAATGGTTCGGTGCAACGGGCCCAACGGCGGATGGGGCTGAGATGA
- the pgi gene encoding glucose-6-phosphate isomerase, whose amino-acid sequence MAYYRTPHDVTALPAWQALKDHRQAMQDFSMREAFNADPQRFNQFSLSSCGLFLDYSKNLINAETRNLLVGLANEVDLKGAIKALFDGEIVNSSEGRPALHTALRRPVGDKLSVNGVNVMPEVHKVLNQITDLVGKIHDGLWRGYTEKPITDVVNIGIGGSFLGPELVSEALLSYAQKGVRCHYLANIDGSEFHELTQKLRAETTLFIVSSKSFNTLETLKNAQAARAWYLAQGGSEAELYRHFIAVSSNNAAAVAFGIREENIFPMWDWVGGRYSLWSAIGLPIALAIGMSNFKELLSGAYTMDQHFQSAPFEQNMPVLLALLGVWYGNFWGAQSHAILPYDHYLRNITKHLQQLDMESNGKSVRQDGTPVSTDTGPVIWGGVGCNGQHAYHQLLHQGTQLIPADFIVPIVSFNPVSDHHQWLYANCLSQSQALMLGKTLSEAETELRDKGMSEDQVQKLAPHKVIPGNRPSNTIVVERISPRRLGALVAMYEHKVFVQSVVWGINAFDQWGVELGKELGKGVYNRLVGSEETAAEDASTQGLINYFRGRHRG is encoded by the coding sequence ATGGCGTACTACCGCACTCCTCATGACGTTACCGCTCTGCCTGCCTGGCAGGCGTTGAAAGACCACCGCCAAGCCATGCAGGATTTCAGCATGCGCGAAGCCTTCAACGCCGATCCGCAGCGCTTCAATCAGTTCTCCCTCAGCAGCTGCGGACTGTTTCTCGATTATTCGAAGAATCTGATCAACGCCGAGACCCGCAACCTGCTGGTGGGTCTGGCCAACGAAGTCGATCTCAAGGGCGCGATCAAGGCGCTGTTCGACGGCGAAATCGTCAACTCCTCCGAAGGCCGCCCGGCGCTGCACACCGCCCTGCGTCGCCCGGTGGGCGACAAGCTGTCGGTCAATGGCGTCAACGTGATGCCAGAAGTACACAAGGTGTTGAACCAGATCACCGATCTGGTCGGCAAGATCCATGACGGTCTGTGGCGCGGTTACACCGAGAAGCCGATCACTGACGTGGTCAACATCGGCATCGGTGGTTCGTTCCTCGGCCCGGAGCTGGTCTCCGAAGCCTTGCTGTCCTACGCCCAGAAAGGCGTACGCTGCCATTACCTGGCGAACATCGACGGCAGCGAATTCCACGAGCTGACACAAAAACTGCGCGCCGAGACCACGCTGTTCATTGTGTCCTCGAAGTCGTTCAACACCCTCGAAACCCTGAAAAATGCTCAGGCCGCGCGTGCCTGGTACCTGGCTCAGGGCGGTTCGGAAGCCGAGCTGTACCGTCACTTCATCGCCGTTTCGAGCAACAACGCGGCAGCCGTGGCCTTCGGTATCCGCGAAGAAAACATCTTCCCGATGTGGGACTGGGTCGGCGGCCGCTACTCGCTGTGGTCAGCCATCGGTCTGCCGATTGCCCTGGCCATCGGTATGTCCAACTTCAAGGAACTGCTGTCCGGTGCCTACACCATGGACCAGCATTTCCAGAGCGCGCCGTTCGAACAGAACATGCCGGTACTGCTGGCCCTGCTCGGCGTGTGGTACGGCAACTTCTGGGGCGCGCAAAGCCACGCGATCCTGCCGTACGACCACTACCTGCGCAACATCACCAAGCACTTGCAACAGCTGGACATGGAATCCAACGGCAAGAGCGTGCGTCAGGACGGCACTCCGGTGTCGACCGATACCGGTCCGGTGATCTGGGGTGGCGTAGGTTGCAACGGTCAGCATGCTTACCACCAGTTGCTGCACCAAGGCACCCAACTGATCCCGGCCGACTTCATCGTGCCAATCGTCAGCTTCAACCCGGTGTCTGACCACCATCAGTGGTTGTACGCCAACTGCCTGTCCCAGAGCCAGGCGCTGATGCTCGGCAAGACCCTGAGCGAAGCCGAGACCGAACTGCGCGACAAGGGCATGAGCGAAGACCAGGTGCAGAAACTCGCACCGCACAAGGTGATCCCGGGCAACCGTCCGAGCAACACCATCGTGGTCGAACGCATCAGCCCGCGTCGTCTTGGCGCACTGGTGGCGATGTACGAACACAAAGTCTTCGTGCAAAGCGTGGTCTGGGGCATCAACGCCTTCGACCAGTGGGGCGTGGAACTTGGCAAGGAACTGGGCAAGGGCGTGTACAACCGCCTGGTCGGCAGCGAAGAAACCGCCGCTGAAGATGCTTCCACCCAAGGCCTGATCAACTACTTCCGCGGTCGTCACCGCGGCTGA
- a CDS encoding class I SAM-dependent methyltransferase, with protein MSSLNQALRAALDQRQDLLAELHRQGTDCYRLFHGSQEGAGGLTVDRYGPQLMVQSFHQTLELADLLQLHATVNETLGLQTLLVYNDRSRGNSRIDREDRVYRADDAALVDLVGHEWGLNYRVRGRHAGQDPLLFLDLRNTRGWVKDHAKGKSVLNLFAYTCGVGLSAAAGGAREVCNLDFAEGNLAVGRENGLLNPQLPTMEFIQSDYFPAIRQLAGLPISQRRGQKLPSYQRLEQRQYDLVLLDPPAWAKSAFGTVDLLRDYQSLLKPALLTTAENGVLICCNNLAKVSMDDWREQVLRCAEKAGRPVREWSVMTPGRDFPSLDGQPPLKTLILQL; from the coding sequence ATGTCTTCCCTGAATCAGGCGCTGCGCGCCGCCCTCGATCAACGCCAGGATCTGCTCGCCGAGCTGCATCGCCAGGGCACCGACTGCTATCGCCTGTTCCACGGCAGCCAGGAAGGCGCCGGCGGCCTGACCGTCGACCGTTACGGGCCGCAGTTGATGGTGCAGAGCTTCCACCAGACGCTGGAACTCGCCGACCTGCTGCAACTGCACGCCACAGTGAACGAAACGCTGGGCTTGCAAACCCTGCTGGTCTACAACGACCGCTCCCGTGGCAACTCGCGCATCGATCGTGAAGACAGGGTGTACCGCGCCGACGACGCCGCGCTGGTTGATCTGGTCGGCCACGAATGGGGCCTGAACTACCGCGTGCGCGGACGCCATGCCGGCCAGGATCCGCTGCTGTTCCTCGACCTGCGCAACACTCGCGGCTGGGTCAAGGATCACGCCAAGGGCAAAAGCGTGCTCAACCTGTTCGCCTACACCTGCGGCGTCGGCCTCAGTGCGGCCGCCGGCGGTGCGCGTGAGGTGTGCAACCTGGACTTCGCCGAAGGCAACCTGGCAGTCGGCCGTGAGAACGGTTTGCTCAATCCGCAGCTGCCGACCATGGAGTTCATCCAGTCCGATTACTTCCCGGCGATCCGCCAGTTGGCCGGCCTGCCGATCAGTCAGCGTCGCGGGCAGAAACTGCCGAGCTATCAGCGCCTCGAACAGCGTCAGTACGACTTGGTATTGCTCGATCCACCTGCGTGGGCCAAAAGTGCGTTCGGCACCGTCGACCTGCTTCGCGATTATCAGAGCCTGCTCAAGCCAGCTCTCCTGACCACCGCCGAAAACGGCGTGCTGATCTGCTGCAACAACCTGGCAAAAGTCAGCATGGACGACTGGCGCGAACAGGTGCTGCGCTGCGCCGAGAAAGCCGGGCGCCCGGTGCGCGAATGGAGCGTGATGACCCCGGGCCGGGATTTCCCCTCACTGGACGGACAGCCGCCGCTCAAGACCCTGATTCTCCAGCTCTGA
- the panB gene encoding 3-methyl-2-oxobutanoate hydroxymethyltransferase — translation MPAITLTTLQSLKQKGEKITMLTCYDATFAHACNEAGVEVLLVGDSLGMVLQGHDSTLPVTIAEMAYHTACVKRGNTDALILADLPFMANATLEQTMTNSAMLMQAGAHMVKVEGALWLAESIRLLAERGVPVCAHMGLTPQAVNILGGYKVQGRNENQARQMRADAISLEQAGAAMLLLECVPSELAAEITQAVKIPVIGIGAGTDTDGQVLVLHDMLGLSISGRVPKFVKNFMQGQDSIQSALKAYVNEVKAATFPGIEHGFSA, via the coding sequence ATGCCAGCCATCACCCTGACCACGCTCCAGAGCCTCAAGCAGAAAGGTGAAAAGATCACCATGCTGACCTGCTATGACGCGACCTTCGCCCACGCCTGCAACGAGGCCGGTGTCGAAGTGCTGCTGGTGGGCGACTCCCTCGGCATGGTCCTGCAAGGTCACGACAGCACCCTGCCGGTGACCATTGCGGAAATGGCCTACCACACCGCCTGCGTCAAGCGCGGCAACACCGACGCCCTGATCCTGGCCGACCTGCCGTTCATGGCCAACGCCACCCTTGAACAAACCATGACCAACAGCGCCATGCTGATGCAGGCCGGCGCGCACATGGTCAAGGTCGAAGGCGCACTGTGGCTGGCGGAATCGATCCGCCTGCTGGCCGAACGCGGTGTACCGGTCTGCGCTCACATGGGCCTGACCCCGCAAGCCGTGAACATTCTCGGTGGCTATAAAGTGCAGGGTCGCAACGAAAACCAGGCACGCCAGATGCGCGCCGACGCGATCTCCCTGGAGCAGGCCGGCGCGGCCATGCTGCTGCTGGAATGCGTGCCGAGCGAACTGGCTGCCGAAATCACCCAGGCGGTGAAAATCCCGGTGATCGGCATCGGCGCCGGCACCGACACCGACGGTCAGGTCCTGGTGCTGCACGACATGCTCGGCCTGTCGATCAGCGGCCGCGTACCGAAATTCGTCAAGAACTTCATGCAGGGCCAGGACAGCATCCAGTCCGCACTGAAGGCTTATGTGAACGAAGTCAAAGCCGCCACTTTCCCTGGGATCGAACACGGATTCTCTGCATGA
- the panC gene encoding pantoate--beta-alanine ligase — translation MNTVKTVRELRAAVARARSEGKRIGFVPTMGNLHSGHIALITKAKQRVDFVVASIFVNPLQFGAGEDLDKYPRTLAADQEKLLEAGCSLLFAPTVEEMYPDGMAGQTRVSVPHLSEGLCGASRPGHFEGVATVVSKLFNMVQPDLAIFGQKDYQQLAVIRALVHDLNMPIQIIGEPTVRAADGLALSSRNGFLSEEQRAVAPVVYRALSSIAESIKQGERDFPALIQAQRQQLEAAGLRPDYLEIRHALTLRPATAEDRDLVILVAAFLGTTRLIDNLHLNLDTPA, via the coding sequence ATGAACACCGTCAAAACCGTACGTGAACTGCGCGCTGCCGTGGCGCGCGCGCGCAGTGAAGGCAAGCGCATCGGCTTCGTGCCGACCATGGGCAACCTGCACAGCGGCCACATCGCACTGATCACCAAGGCCAAACAGCGAGTGGACTTCGTGGTCGCGAGCATTTTCGTCAACCCGCTGCAGTTCGGCGCTGGCGAAGACCTCGACAAATACCCGCGCACCCTGGCGGCTGATCAGGAAAAACTGCTGGAAGCCGGCTGTTCCCTGCTGTTCGCGCCGACCGTCGAAGAGATGTACCCCGACGGCATGGCCGGGCAGACGCGGGTCAGCGTTCCGCACTTGTCCGAAGGCCTGTGCGGCGCCAGCCGTCCGGGGCATTTCGAAGGCGTGGCGACCGTGGTCAGCAAACTGTTCAACATGGTCCAGCCGGATCTGGCGATCTTCGGCCAGAAGGACTACCAGCAACTGGCGGTAATCCGTGCGCTGGTGCATGACCTGAACATGCCGATCCAGATCATCGGCGAGCCGACCGTGCGTGCCGCCGACGGCCTGGCACTGTCCTCGCGCAACGGTTTCCTCAGCGAGGAACAACGCGCCGTGGCGCCCGTGGTCTATCGCGCCTTGAGCAGCATTGCCGAGTCGATCAAGCAGGGTGAACGCGATTTTCCGGCCTTGATCCAGGCACAGCGGCAACAGCTGGAAGCCGCCGGCCTGCGTCCGGATTACCTGGAAATCCGCCACGCCCTGACCCTGCGTCCGGCGACCGCGGAAGATCGTGACCTGGTGATTCTGGTCGCCGCGTTCCTCGGCACCACGCGGTTGATCGACAACCTGCACCTGAACCTCGATACCCCCGCCTGA
- the folK gene encoding 2-amino-4-hydroxy-6-hydroxymethyldihydropteridine diphosphokinase: MERIYIGMGSNLADPAEQLRSAVDALGQLPDSALAGVSAFYQSDSLLPGQPRYTNAVAALDSALAPLDLLDALQAIENGQGRERLERWGPRTLDLDILLFGDRLIDEPRLKVPHYHMQERAFVLYPLAELAPEDLRLADGRTLADLLAACPFVGLERLSHA, translated from the coding sequence ATGGAACGCATCTACATCGGCATGGGCAGCAACCTGGCTGACCCGGCCGAACAACTGCGCAGCGCGGTCGATGCGCTGGGGCAATTGCCGGACAGCGCACTGGCCGGCGTATCTGCCTTCTACCAAAGCGACTCGCTGCTGCCGGGCCAACCGCGTTATACCAACGCGGTCGCCGCACTCGACAGCGCGCTCGCTCCGCTGGATCTGCTCGATGCCTTGCAGGCAATCGAAAACGGCCAGGGTCGCGAACGCCTGGAGCGCTGGGGCCCGCGTACGCTGGACCTGGACATCCTGCTGTTCGGTGACCGTCTGATCGATGAGCCGCGCCTCAAAGTCCCGCATTACCACATGCAGGAACGCGCGTTCGTCTTGTATCCCCTGGCCGAACTGGCCCCCGAAGATCTGCGCCTGGCCGATGGCCGCACTCTCGCCGATCTTCTCGCAGCCTGCCCGTTCGTCGGCCTCGAACGCCTCTCCCATGCCTGA
- a CDS encoding sigma-54 dependent transcriptional regulator, with protein sequence MPHILIVEDETIIRSALRRLLERNQYQVSEAGSVQEAQERFSIPTFDLIVSDLRLPGAPGTELIKLGQGTPVLIMTSYASLRSAVDSMKMGAVDYIAKPFDHDEMLQAVARILRDRQSAPVAGEVVTGKTANGNGKSAVDNSNGEIGIIGSCPPMQDLYGKIRKVAPTDSNVLIQGESGTGKELVARALHNLSKRAKAPMISVNCAAIPESLIESELFGHEKGAFTGASAGRAGLVEAADGGTLFLDEIGELPLEAQARLLRVLQEGEIRRVGSVQSQKVDVRLIAATHRDLKSLAKIGQFREDLYYRLHVIALKLPALRERGADVNEIANAFLARQSARINRTDLKFAADAEQAIRHYSWPGNVRELENAVERAVILSESPEISADLLGIDIELGDLEDDEFIGLPTQPAGNASNSSHEPTEDLSLEDYFQHFVLEHQDHMTETELARKLGVSRKCLWERRQRLGIPRRKTGVTSES encoded by the coding sequence ATGCCGCACATTTTGATCGTCGAAGACGAAACCATTATCCGCTCCGCCTTGCGCCGCCTGCTGGAACGCAACCAGTACCAGGTCAGCGAAGCCGGTTCAGTGCAGGAAGCACAAGAACGCTTCAGTATTCCCACTTTCGATCTGATCGTCAGCGACCTGCGTCTGCCGGGTGCTCCGGGCACCGAGCTGATCAAGCTCGGCCAGGGCACGCCGGTGCTGATCATGACCAGCTACGCCAGCCTGCGCTCGGCGGTCGACTCAATGAAGATGGGCGCGGTGGACTACATCGCCAAGCCTTTCGACCATGACGAGATGCTTCAGGCCGTCGCGCGGATCCTGCGTGATCGTCAGTCGGCGCCAGTTGCCGGCGAAGTTGTTACCGGCAAAACGGCCAACGGTAACGGCAAATCCGCCGTCGACAACAGCAATGGCGAGATCGGCATCATCGGCTCCTGCCCTCCGATGCAGGACCTTTACGGCAAGATCCGCAAAGTCGCTCCAACCGATTCCAATGTCCTGATCCAGGGCGAGTCCGGAACCGGTAAAGAACTGGTGGCCCGCGCCCTGCACAACCTTTCGAAACGCGCCAAGGCCCCGATGATCTCGGTGAACTGCGCTGCCATTCCGGAAAGCCTGATAGAGTCCGAACTGTTCGGTCACGAGAAAGGCGCATTCACCGGCGCCAGCGCCGGTCGCGCCGGCCTGGTGGAAGCAGCAGACGGCGGCACGCTGTTCCTCGACGAGATCGGCGAATTGCCACTGGAAGCACAGGCCCGCCTGCTGCGTGTATTGCAGGAAGGCGAAATTCGCCGGGTTGGCTCGGTGCAGTCGCAGAAGGTCGATGTCCGCCTGATCGCCGCGACCCACCGTGACCTCAAGAGCCTGGCGAAAATCGGCCAGTTCCGTGAGGACTTGTACTACCGCCTCCACGTGATCGCGTTGAAACTGCCGGCCCTGCGCGAGCGTGGTGCAGACGTCAACGAAATCGCCAATGCGTTCCTCGCTCGTCAGAGCGCACGCATCAATCGCACCGATCTGAAATTTGCCGCTGATGCCGAACAGGCAATCCGGCACTATTCCTGGCCGGGCAACGTGCGGGAGCTGGAAAACGCCGTCGAGCGCGCCGTCATCCTGAGCGAAAGCCCGGAAATTTCTGCCGACCTGCTGGGCATCGACATCGAGCTGGGGGATCTGGAGGACGACGAGTTCATCGGTCTGCCGACGCAACCGGCCGGTAACGCCAGCAACAGCAGCCACGAGCCGACCGAAGATCTGTCGCTGGAAGACTACTTCCAGCACTTCGTGCTCGAGCATCAGGACCACATGACCGAGACCGAACTGGCGCGCAAACTGGGCGTCAGCCGCAAATGTCTGTGGGAACGCCGTCAGCGTCTGGGCATTCCACGGCGCAAGACCGGGGTCACCAGCGAGAGCTGA
- a CDS encoding polynucleotide adenylyltransferase PcnB: MLKKLFQSFRTPLRRTQHIRSTPEVLNSGQHSLQKAQFSRYAVNIVERLQGAGYQAYLVGGCVRDMLLGITPKDFDVATSATPEQVRAEFRNARIIGRRFKLVHIHFGREIIEVATFRANHPQNEDDEDSNQSSRNESGRILRDNVYGTLEEDAQRRDFTINALYYDPVSERILDYANGVHDIRNQLIRLIGDPKQRYQEDPVRMLRAVRFAAKLNFGIEKHTVQPIRDLAPMLREIPSARLFEEVLKLFLSGHGAITFEMLVDLQLFAPLFPASADALEYNPEYTHTLISEALTNTDLRIKQNKPVTPAFLFAALLWPALPARVLRLQERGMPPIPAMQEAAHELIAEQCQRIAIPKRFTMPIREIWDMQERLPRRSGKRADLLLDNPRFRAGYDFLLLRESAGEQTDGLGEWWTDYQDANDSERRDMIRDLSGKDDGAGAPRKRRRSSGSKRKRAGAPSATGE; the protein is encoded by the coding sequence ATGCTGAAGAAGCTGTTCCAGTCATTCCGAACTCCCCTGCGTCGTACGCAACACATCCGTAGCACGCCTGAAGTCCTCAACAGCGGCCAACATTCGCTGCAAAAGGCGCAATTCAGCCGATACGCGGTCAACATCGTCGAACGTCTGCAGGGCGCCGGCTATCAGGCTTACCTGGTTGGCGGCTGCGTGCGAGACATGCTGCTGGGTATCACGCCCAAAGACTTCGACGTCGCCACCAGCGCCACCCCCGAGCAGGTTCGCGCCGAATTCCGCAATGCGCGGATCATCGGCCGCCGCTTCAAGCTGGTGCACATCCATTTCGGTCGCGAAATCATTGAAGTCGCGACCTTCCGCGCCAATCACCCGCAAAACGAAGACGACGAAGACAGCAATCAGTCTTCGCGCAACGAGAGCGGGCGCATTCTGCGCGATAACGTTTACGGCACCCTGGAAGAAGACGCGCAACGCCGCGACTTCACCATCAACGCCCTGTATTACGACCCGGTCAGCGAACGCATCCTCGATTACGCAAATGGCGTACACGACATCCGCAATCAACTGATCCGTCTGATCGGCGACCCGAAACAGCGTTATCAGGAAGACCCGGTACGAATGCTGCGGGCCGTGCGCTTCGCCGCCAAGCTCAACTTCGGCATCGAAAAGCACACCGTTCAGCCGATCCGCGACCTGGCCCCGATGCTGCGCGAGATTCCGTCGGCTCGCCTGTTCGAGGAGGTGCTCAAGCTGTTCCTCTCCGGCCATGGCGCCATCACCTTCGAGATGCTGGTCGACCTGCAACTGTTCGCGCCGTTGTTCCCGGCCAGCGCCGATGCGCTGGAATACAACCCGGAATACACCCACACGCTGATCAGCGAAGCGCTGACCAACACCGACCTGCGGATCAAGCAGAACAAACCGGTGACCCCGGCGTTCCTGTTTGCCGCGTTGCTGTGGCCAGCCCTGCCAGCCCGCGTATTGCGCCTGCAGGAACGTGGCATGCCGCCGATTCCGGCGATGCAGGAAGCCGCCCACGAGCTGATTGCCGAGCAGTGCCAGCGCATTGCGATTCCAAAACGTTTCACCATGCCGATCCGCGAGATCTGGGACATGCAGGAACGCCTGCCGCGCCGCAGCGGCAAACGCGCCGACCTGTTGCTGGACAATCCGCGTTTCCGCGCCGGCTACGACTTCCTGCTGCTGCGTGAAAGCGCCGGCGAGCAAACCGATGGCCTGGGCGAATGGTGGACCGATTACCAGGACGCCAACGACAGCGAACGTCGCGACATGATCCGCGACCTCAGCGGCAAGGATGACGGTGCCGGTGCGCCGCGCAAGCGTCGCCGCAGCAGCGGTTCCAAGCGCAAACGCGCCGGCGCACCGAGCGCTACGGGCGAATAA